The following is a genomic window from Thioclava electrotropha.
GTCATCGCGGCGATGGATTTCCTGCATTCGGACCTGTTCGACGGCTTCGTGCTGGTCTCCTCGGACAGCGACTTCACCCGCCTCGCCGCCCGCATCCGCGAGCAGGGGCTGGATGTTTACGGCATCGGCGAACAGAAGACGCCCGAGGCCTTCCGCAAGGCCTGCAAACGCTTCATCTATGTCGAGAACCTCGGCAATGGCGATAGCACCACCGACACCACTGCCAAGCCGACTTCGGACAAGACCAGCAGCTCCAGCGCCCCGAAATCCTCGGGCGGCAAGCAGGAACCCAAAGCCGCGATCCCGATCATCGTCAACGCGATGAAAGCGATCGGTCTGGAAGAGGAATGGTATTCGCTGGGCCAGCTCGGCCAGTTCATCACGCAGGCAAACCCGGATTTCGACACCCGCACCTATGGCAGCGCGAAACTCTCGGACCTGCTGATCAAGACCGGCCGCTTCCAGTTGCAGCGCGGTGAAGGCAATCAGTGGATGGTGCGCGATCTGGCCTGATCAGGCCTTCGCCCCGTAGCGTGCAAGGAACATCGCGACCGCGCCCCGGATCACGCGCTCTTTCTGCTCGCCGGTGAAGCTGTCGCAAATCCCGAACAGAAGCTTCGGGTGCAGTTCCGATTTGCACAGCTCGATAAAGAGGTAGGCGGCGAGGTCGATATCGTCGATCACCAGCTCGCCCCGATCCGAAGCGCAGCGCAGGTACTCCATCAGCAGCTCATGCACCAGTTCCGGCCCGGCTGCGTAAAAGGCGCGGCCCAGTTCGGGGAATCGCTCGGATTCGGCGACGCAGAGCCGGTAGAGCCCCTGATTCAGCTTGCAGCTCATCGAGTCGACAATCTGCGCGGCGGCGAGCGACAGCACCACCTCGGGCGCGGCGCCGAAATCGATCGTGGCGACCGCGCTGTCGG
Proteins encoded in this region:
- a CDS encoding TetR/AcrR family transcriptional regulator — encoded protein: MSQADQINRGRKFDQVLEGARTIFLRDGFDGASVDDIAKEAGVSKATLYSYFPDKRLMFVEVVRSQLKEQTDSAVATIDFGAAPEVVLSLAAAQIVDSMSCKLNQGLYRLCVAESERFPELGRAFYAAGPELVHELLMEYLRCASDRGELVIDDIDLAAYLFIELCKSELHPKLLFGICDSFTGEQKERVIRGAVAMFLARYGAKA
- a CDS encoding NYN domain-containing protein; its protein translation is MPDISELPHISPASRAPRLCVLIDADNVPAGYAEAIFEEIASLGEASVRRIYGDWSAQRLAGWAKRVAELGLVADQQFANTKGKNASDIGLVIAAMDFLHSDLFDGFVLVSSDSDFTRLAARIREQGLDVYGIGEQKTPEAFRKACKRFIYVENLGNGDSTTDTTAKPTSDKTSSSSAPKSSGGKQEPKAAIPIIVNAMKAIGLEEEWYSLGQLGQFITQANPDFDTRTYGSAKLSDLLIKTGRFQLQRGEGNQWMVRDLA